In Ochrobactrum sp. Marseille-Q0166, a single genomic region encodes these proteins:
- a CDS encoding uroporphyrinogen-III synthase: MAKERNAPIGGPVLITRPQPSASMTAEKLVALGFSPVSLPVSRTFTLPFHIGDQSFDALAVTSANAFRHVPSEILQSLKALPLFAVGEGTARAAQEAGFQTVIEGGGDATRLAATIAEHLPKNARLLYLAGRVRQSIFEDKVSEAGLNMEVRDVYDVESINYSVNEIKATFDQGPFVAVLLYSAIAAQAFVETMQKLHIHFDAETRFFCISERVCRELPEQWRVRALVAHHPDESGIFRLFSKL, from the coding sequence TTGGCGAAAGAGCGAAATGCACCAATCGGTGGCCCTGTTCTGATCACACGGCCGCAACCGTCAGCTTCAATGACGGCGGAAAAGCTTGTAGCTCTCGGCTTTTCGCCCGTTTCCCTACCTGTAAGCCGCACTTTTACGCTTCCATTTCATATCGGCGATCAATCGTTTGACGCTTTGGCTGTCACCAGCGCTAATGCATTTCGGCATGTGCCCAGTGAAATTCTTCAATCGTTGAAGGCATTGCCGCTTTTTGCTGTTGGTGAAGGCACAGCCAGGGCTGCACAAGAAGCAGGTTTTCAGACTGTGATCGAAGGTGGCGGTGATGCGACGCGCCTGGCTGCAACAATTGCTGAACATCTGCCGAAAAATGCGAGGCTTCTTTATCTTGCCGGTCGCGTGCGCCAGTCGATATTTGAGGACAAAGTGTCAGAGGCTGGGCTCAATATGGAAGTCCGTGACGTCTACGATGTCGAGTCGATTAACTATTCAGTCAATGAAATCAAAGCTACTTTCGACCAAGGGCCTTTTGTCGCGGTACTGCTCTATTCAGCAATTGCAGCACAGGCTTTTGTTGAAACGATGCAAAAACTTCACATACATTTTGACGCTGAAACCCGGTTTTTCTGCATTTCCGAGCGGGTTTGTCGTGAGTTGCCAGAGCAATGGCGAGTAAGGGCGCTTGTCGCACATCATCCGGATGAGAGTGGTATTTTTCGTTTGTTTTCCAAACTTTGA
- the aqpZ gene encoding aquaporin Z translates to MLNKLSAEFFGTFWLVFGGCGSAIFAAAYPELGIGFAGVALAFGLTVLTMAYAVGGISGGHFNPAVSLGLLIAGRFPAKDLIPYWIAQVLGGIAAAAILYLIATGKSGFTAAGFASNGYGELSPGGYGLTSALLVEIVLTAFFLIVILGSTSSSAPAGFAPIAIGLGLTLIHLVSIPVTNTSVNPARSAAAALFAETGALGQLWLFWVAPLVGAAIGAIIWKGLLGKD, encoded by the coding sequence ATGTTGAATAAACTGTCTGCAGAATTTTTCGGAACATTCTGGCTTGTTTTTGGTGGTTGCGGCAGCGCGATCTTTGCAGCCGCCTATCCTGAACTGGGCATCGGCTTTGCAGGCGTTGCCCTTGCCTTCGGTCTGACCGTCCTTACAATGGCCTATGCTGTAGGCGGGATTTCGGGTGGCCATTTTAACCCCGCCGTTTCGTTGGGTCTTCTGATTGCAGGACGTTTCCCCGCGAAAGACCTCATCCCTTATTGGATTGCACAGGTATTGGGCGGCATCGCTGCAGCAGCAATTCTTTACCTCATCGCAACCGGGAAAAGCGGCTTTACAGCGGCAGGCTTCGCATCCAACGGCTATGGTGAACTCTCACCAGGCGGCTACGGCCTGACCTCGGCACTCCTCGTTGAAATTGTGCTGACGGCCTTCTTCTTGATCGTCATATTGGGCTCGACATCCTCGTCAGCACCAGCAGGCTTCGCACCTATTGCAATCGGTCTTGGGCTGACGCTGATCCATCTGGTCTCAATCCCGGTAACAAATACCTCGGTCAACCCGGCACGATCTGCAGCGGCAGCCCTGTTTGCAGAAACCGGCGCGCTTGGTCAGCTCTGGCTGTTTTGGGTGGCTCCGTTGGTAGGGGCTGCTATCGGCGCCATTATCTGGAAAGGCCTTCTCGGCAAGGATTGA
- a CDS encoding heme biosynthesis protein HemY, with protein sequence MLHVIFYFAIVVVLGFGFSWLADRPGELDVTFGGNHYNVPLITAAAGVVAIVAAILLVWWLIKSIIQSPYTLRRHFRARKRDRGYQSLSTGLIAAGAGDAEAARRMAAQAGKLLNSDQEPLIKLLEAQTAMLEGRSDDARKGFEAMIEDPETKLLGLRGLYIEAQRVGAREAARHYAVEAAKEAPQLEWASSAVMGQLCSEGDWDGALKLVEARKQALAHSKDVVKKERAALLTAKAIATVDVDHANAKAIALEANKLAPDLVPAAVVAARALFADGEVRKGSKILEAAWRRSPHPDIASAYVYARAGDTVQDRLKRAKHLVTLRSNNPEGSLAVARAAYEAGDYRLARDNAEQVLRGSPRESAYLLLADIEEAETGDQGKVRQWLAQAVKAPRDPAWTADGYVSEQWSPVSPVTGRLNSFEWKVPVEQLSPVIEVEKPEVAEVIPDRIPENTAIVPVENHASKPKFDDIVEAKVVLPKVEPVKAKQEPAKPEIRHVDKPAVLDAAEPETEDDNKERPGHIIVDDPGVDERKASQKSQNSGLRLF encoded by the coding sequence ATGCTGCATGTAATTTTTTACTTCGCTATCGTTGTAGTTCTCGGATTTGGCTTCTCGTGGCTTGCCGATCGTCCGGGCGAGCTTGATGTTACATTCGGCGGCAATCATTACAACGTGCCACTGATTACGGCTGCTGCTGGTGTTGTCGCAATTGTTGCGGCGATCCTGCTTGTCTGGTGGCTGATCAAGAGCATTATCCAGTCGCCCTACACACTGCGCCGCCATTTCCGTGCGCGCAAACGTGACCGGGGCTATCAGTCACTGTCGACAGGGTTGATTGCAGCTGGTGCTGGCGACGCAGAGGCAGCCCGCCGCATGGCGGCTCAGGCAGGCAAACTACTTAACTCCGATCAGGAACCGCTCATCAAGCTTCTTGAAGCACAGACCGCCATGCTTGAAGGTCGCTCAGACGACGCCCGTAAGGGCTTTGAAGCCATGATCGAAGACCCGGAAACCAAGCTGCTTGGACTGCGTGGGCTTTATATCGAAGCGCAACGGGTTGGTGCGCGTGAGGCTGCTCGTCATTATGCGGTGGAAGCAGCCAAGGAAGCGCCACAGCTTGAATGGGCATCATCGGCCGTCATGGGGCAGCTTTGCTCTGAAGGCGACTGGGATGGTGCCTTGAAGCTCGTTGAAGCCCGCAAACAGGCGCTCGCACACAGCAAGGACGTAGTGAAGAAGGAACGCGCAGCGCTTTTGACTGCCAAGGCCATTGCGACAGTCGATGTGGATCATGCAAATGCAAAAGCTATTGCGCTGGAAGCGAACAAGCTTGCTCCTGATCTGGTGCCTGCGGCTGTTGTTGCGGCCCGCGCATTGTTTGCTGATGGCGAAGTTCGCAAAGGCTCCAAAATCCTTGAAGCTGCATGGAGACGCTCGCCGCATCCAGATATTGCTTCGGCCTATGTTTATGCTCGCGCTGGTGACACCGTGCAGGACCGCCTGAAACGGGCAAAACATCTGGTCACGCTCAGGTCCAATAATCCGGAAGGCAGTCTGGCTGTGGCGCGTGCTGCCTATGAGGCGGGCGATTATCGTTTGGCGCGTGATAATGCCGAACAGGTGTTACGTGGATCGCCGCGTGAAAGCGCTTATCTGTTGCTTGCGGATATTGAAGAGGCTGAAACTGGTGATCAGGGGAAGGTCCGGCAGTGGTTGGCACAGGCAGTTAAAGCCCCGCGCGATCCAGCATGGACAGCAGACGGTTATGTATCCGAGCAATGGTCGCCGGTGTCTCCGGTCACAGGTCGTCTCAACAGCTTTGAATGGAAAGTGCCAGTTGAGCAGCTTTCGCCTGTGATCGAAGTTGAAAAGCCAGAAGTGGCAGAAGTTATCCCTGATCGTATTCCGGAAAACACGGCAATCGTTCCGGTCGAGAATCACGCGTCAAAGCCGAAATTTGACGATATTGTTGAAGCGAAAGTTGTGCTACCGAAGGTGGAACCCGTCAAGGCAAAGCAGGAGCCTGCTAAACCTGAAATCAGGCACGTTGACAAGCCAGCTGTTCTGGATGCAGCAGAGCCGGAAACCGAAGATGACAACAAGGAACGTCCTGGTCATATTATCGTTGACGATCCCGGTGTTGATGAGCGCAAAGCCTCACAGAAGAGCCAAAACAGCGGTTTGCGCCTATTCTGA
- a CDS encoding TerB family tellurite resistance protein, with protein MFERLLDFLKELPGNALRERGGKFADDDPRLAAAALMFHIMDADGDAREVERTKLSTMLSQKYGLKGDALKQLIRAAEEADQESISLSDFTSVLKRHLDYQARLDFIALMWDIVYADGIASEVEVDVMWRVADLVGITAADRDQIEVRVQAGNKPAPEA; from the coding sequence ATGTTCGAGCGTTTGCTGGATTTTCTGAAAGAGTTGCCGGGTAACGCTTTACGCGAACGGGGCGGAAAGTTTGCCGATGATGATCCAAGACTGGCTGCCGCAGCTTTGATGTTTCACATCATGGATGCGGATGGTGATGCGCGTGAAGTCGAGCGGACCAAGCTTTCCACCATGCTTTCACAGAAATATGGCCTGAAGGGGGATGCACTAAAACAGCTTATCCGTGCCGCTGAAGAGGCCGATCAGGAATCAATCAGTCTGTCGGATTTCACATCTGTCCTCAAACGCCATCTGGATTATCAGGCACGTCTCGATTTCATAGCGCTGATGTGGGACATCGTTTATGCCGACGGCATTGCGAGTGAGGTTGAGGTGGACGTAATGTGGCGCGTTGCTGATCTGGTTGGCATCACAGCTGCTGATCGCGACCAGATCGAAGTGCGTGTACAAGCGGGTAATAAACCTGCGCCAGAAGCCTGA
- a CDS encoding YdcF family protein, producing the protein MTAFFANSDRKSRLPRRFSIYRRNNSYDNEAKENQIRRITSAEYLEGNDAATGKEPRLHRGAVVWRRSGAVDASSGIALAGAKFLWSLLMRVYRRLQPVSIFLFLLLLAFLIGFVWFSEKVTSMQSPALDAPADAIVVLTGGQSRIQAALDLLKDKQGKRLLISGVHPSTNERDLQRATHTDASLFNCCVDLDRSALNTVGNATESERWIRANGYHRVIVVTNNYHIPRSILEMSSRMQDVEFVPYPVVNGEKRTHSWVAESDTLRVLFIEYVKYIGAAIRVGGAKIFGNTSAPS; encoded by the coding sequence ATGACAGCGTTTTTTGCCAATTCCGACCGGAAATCACGACTTCCTCGCAGGTTTTCGATTTATCGCCGCAATAATAGCTATGATAATGAGGCGAAGGAAAATCAGATTCGGCGTATAACTTCGGCGGAATATCTGGAAGGTAATGATGCAGCGACAGGCAAAGAACCTAGGTTGCATAGGGGCGCTGTGGTATGGCGACGTAGCGGCGCTGTGGACGCATCATCGGGTATTGCTTTGGCGGGCGCTAAATTTCTATGGTCACTTTTAATGCGTGTATACCGTCGACTTCAGCCCGTTTCCATTTTTCTCTTCCTGTTGCTTCTTGCCTTTCTTATTGGCTTTGTTTGGTTCAGTGAAAAAGTCACGAGTATGCAGTCGCCAGCGTTGGACGCGCCAGCGGATGCCATTGTCGTTTTAACGGGAGGCCAGTCGCGTATTCAGGCTGCACTTGATCTTCTGAAAGATAAACAAGGCAAGAGGTTGCTGATCAGCGGTGTGCATCCATCGACCAATGAGAGAGATTTGCAGCGCGCCACGCATACCGACGCCAGCCTGTTTAACTGTTGTGTCGATCTGGATCGTTCCGCACTCAATACGGTAGGAAATGCAACGGAAAGCGAACGCTGGATTCGTGCCAACGGTTATCATCGAGTGATTGTGGTCACCAATAATTACCATATCCCACGCAGTATTCTCGAAATGTCTTCTCGCATGCAGGATGTCGAGTTCGTCCCATATCCGGTTGTGAATGGTGAAAAGCGCACGCATAGCTGGGTGGCTGAAAGCGATACGCTCCGAGTCCTTTTCATCGAATATGTCAAATATATTGGTGCAGCTATCCGTGTGGGTGGTGCGAAGATTTTTGGTAATACGTCTGCACCCTCATAG
- a CDS encoding MFS transporter, with the protein MSPSTDASHADRYAAFRHVSFKKYWAARFLSAFAVQIVSVAVGWQIYDQTRDAFNLGMVGLVQFLPALLLVLFTGAAADRFGRRLVMGLSLVLEAGVTAFLLLLTLFGDFEPIVVFGALLVFGIARAFLGPSSASLVVNLVPTEDFANAVSWNSSAWQVATIVGPVAGGLLYGISHIAAYGVATVFLVAGSILIFSIPKPKQHTMTEERSLSTMLAGFRYIWKEKIVLGAISLDLFAVLLGGTVALLPIYARDILDLGPWGLGLLRSAPGIGAVLTAIWLAGHPIRDHAGRVMFVFVALFGFFNIIFGVSTLTWLSIIALALAGAADMISVYIRETLMQLWTPDHVRGRVNAVNMVFVGASNELGEFRAGLMAAAIGAVPAVVIGGVGSIVVAAAWAAMFPQLRKARNLQGRT; encoded by the coding sequence ATGTCCCCCAGTACCGATGCTTCCCATGCGGATCGTTATGCCGCATTTCGCCATGTTTCCTTTAAAAAATATTGGGCCGCACGTTTCCTGAGCGCCTTTGCCGTTCAGATCGTCAGCGTGGCTGTTGGCTGGCAGATTTATGACCAGACCCGTGATGCATTCAATCTTGGTATGGTTGGCCTCGTCCAGTTTCTTCCAGCGCTTTTGCTTGTTCTTTTTACGGGTGCTGCAGCTGACCGTTTTGGCCGGCGCCTTGTCATGGGACTGTCGCTGGTATTGGAAGCAGGCGTCACAGCCTTTCTGTTGCTGCTCACCTTGTTTGGCGACTTCGAACCTATTGTCGTCTTTGGTGCATTGCTGGTCTTCGGCATAGCGCGCGCTTTTCTCGGACCATCTTCCGCTTCGCTTGTGGTCAATCTCGTTCCGACAGAAGACTTTGCCAATGCTGTTTCGTGGAACTCATCAGCCTGGCAGGTAGCAACCATTGTAGGCCCGGTTGCTGGCGGCCTGCTCTACGGCATCTCGCATATCGCTGCTTATGGCGTAGCAACTGTGTTTCTGGTTGCGGGTTCTATTCTGATTTTCTCCATTCCAAAGCCGAAGCAGCATACAATGACGGAAGAGCGATCGCTCTCAACCATGCTTGCGGGCTTCCGCTATATCTGGAAAGAAAAGATCGTTCTGGGGGCAATCTCGCTCGATTTGTTTGCCGTTCTGCTGGGCGGTACGGTTGCGCTTCTACCGATCTATGCACGCGATATTCTCGATCTTGGTCCATGGGGCTTGGGCCTTCTGCGCTCTGCGCCCGGTATCGGCGCTGTTCTCACGGCTATCTGGCTCGCAGGCCACCCAATCCGCGATCACGCAGGCCGCGTGATGTTTGTCTTCGTCGCCCTGTTCGGCTTCTTTAACATCATTTTCGGCGTCTCTACCCTCACATGGCTGTCGATCATCGCGCTTGCTCTGGCCGGTGCTGCCGACATGATCAGCGTCTATATCCGCGAAACACTGATGCAGCTCTGGACGCCTGACCATGTTCGTGGCCGTGTGAATGCCGTCAACATGGTCTTTGTCGGTGCTTCAAACGAGCTGGGCGAATTCCGTGCTGGTCTCATGGCAGCAGCCATCGGTGCCGTACCTGCCGTCGTTATCGGTGGCGTGGGATCAATCGTCGTAGCAGCCGCATGGGCCGCCATGTTCCCGCAATTACGCAAAGCGCGCAATTTACAAGGACGCACTTAA
- the ftsE gene encoding cell division ATP-binding protein FtsE, whose protein sequence is MGPEILKDVSFHIPPRSFQFLTGPSGAGKTSLLRLLFMALKPTRGLINIFGKDVARLDHKEIPLLRRRVGIVFQDFRLLDHLTTYENVALPLRVRGKEEATYRHEVEELLHWVGLGDRMNVLPPVLSGGEKQRAAIARALIDQPELLLADEPTGNVDPPLAKRLLRLFTELNRSGTAVVIATHDLSLMDQVNARRMILEHGRLDIYE, encoded by the coding sequence ATGGGACCCGAGATCCTGAAGGATGTCAGCTTCCATATTCCGCCGCGCTCATTCCAGTTTCTGACTGGCCCTTCAGGTGCCGGAAAGACGTCGCTTTTGCGATTGCTTTTTATGGCGCTCAAGCCAACGCGAGGACTTATCAATATTTTTGGCAAGGATGTTGCGCGACTTGACCATAAGGAAATTCCGCTATTGCGTCGGCGCGTTGGAATTGTATTTCAGGATTTTCGCCTTCTTGATCATTTAACTACTTATGAGAATGTTGCACTTCCGCTGCGTGTCCGTGGTAAGGAAGAAGCCACTTATCGTCATGAAGTTGAAGAACTTCTGCACTGGGTGGGGCTTGGTGATCGCATGAACGTGTTGCCGCCGGTGCTTTCGGGTGGTGAAAAACAGCGCGCAGCGATTGCACGTGCGCTGATTGATCAGCCGGAACTGCTGTTGGCGGACGAACCGACAGGCAATGTTGATCCACCGCTCGCAAAGCGTTTGTTGCGGCTTTTCACAGAGCTTAATCGGTCTGGCACTGCTGTTGTCATTGCGACGCATGATCTGTCTCTGATGGATCAGGTTAATGCACGTCGCATGATCCTCGAACATGGGCGGCTCGATATTTATGAATAA
- the hemC gene encoding hydroxymethylbilane synthase, translating to MQTASLKIGTRGSKLALAQAYETRDRLIAAHGLSEDAIEIVPMSTAGDRIQDRPLSQVGGKGLFTEEIEAALKDGRIDLAVHSTKDMPTVLPEGLHLSTFLEREDPRDAFVGRTSKRFLDLPQGAVVGSSSLRRQAMIKRLRPDLQVVMFRGNVQTRLRKLEEGEVDGTFLACAGLKRLDLADVITDLLDPTIFLPAPGQGAIGIESRIGDEKIDALLKPLAHRETHIALACERAFLATLDGSCRTPIAGLALVTGDKVSFRGMILTPDGREAHEVTAEGAASDAAELGSDAAKRVRAEAGADFFEGWE from the coding sequence ATGCAAACAGCATCCTTGAAGATTGGCACAAGAGGCAGCAAGCTTGCGCTCGCACAGGCCTATGAAACGCGTGACCGTCTGATAGCTGCGCATGGTCTGAGCGAAGACGCTATCGAAATCGTGCCTATGTCCACTGCCGGTGATCGTATTCAGGATCGCCCGCTGTCGCAGGTTGGCGGCAAGGGGCTGTTTACCGAAGAGATTGAAGCAGCGCTGAAGGATGGCCGTATCGATCTGGCTGTACATTCCACCAAGGATATGCCGACTGTTCTGCCGGAAGGTCTTCATCTTTCTACATTTCTTGAGCGCGAAGATCCGCGCGACGCTTTTGTTGGCCGCACCTCGAAGCGTTTTCTCGATCTGCCGCAGGGTGCCGTCGTCGGCTCTTCATCGCTGCGCCGTCAGGCAATGATCAAGCGCCTTCGTCCTGACCTTCAGGTGGTAATGTTCCGTGGCAATGTCCAGACACGTCTGCGTAAACTTGAAGAAGGCGAAGTGGATGGCACATTCCTCGCCTGTGCCGGTTTGAAGCGCCTTGACCTGGCTGACGTGATCACCGATCTGCTTGATCCTACGATATTTCTACCAGCTCCAGGACAGGGTGCAATCGGCATTGAAAGCCGTATTGGCGATGAAAAAATCGATGCGCTGCTCAAGCCATTGGCTCATCGTGAAACGCATATAGCTCTTGCCTGTGAACGGGCATTTCTGGCGACGCTTGATGGCTCGTGCCGCACACCGATTGCCGGGCTCGCACTTGTTACTGGTGACAAGGTTTCGTTCCGTGGGATGATCCTGACGCCGGATGGGCGCGAGGCACATGAAGTAACGGCAGAAGGCGCAGCTTCTGACGCAGCCGAACTCGGCTCTGATGCAGCCAAGCGCGTACGGGCAGAAGCTGGCGCGGATTTCTTTGAGGGCTGGGAGTAG
- a CDS encoding mitofilin family membrane protein, translated as MAKSGTPRHSKPARTPVTINLDPSDVKRVDERAASQSTPKAEPVGDFAQKAATKPEAPKAEPKAEKPPFAAGVKPEATKEMPRSTASVPPVIEKKSGSTGAYFLTGVAGGVIALGGLLALQWGNVVPSPGSRVTAEQLAHIEQQIADLRSNPVPAPLDEASKAQFVDLQKSVEAAEIKAEAVAGTLTDIQQQIAALPKAGEGDAAPADVSALTERLVSLEQQLSDAKNQADQAAAGVSGNSGTISSLEQKLVSLQDKVSESARQPDASALIAANALKTAIDRGGSFKAELDTYASVAPQDTSIEGLKTFADKGVPTIADLNAWFGPVANKIVATENKLPADAGVWDQLVASAKGLVSVRPVAGNVSGTGVGPTTARMEAALHAGDLERAVSEWEQLPTDAKTVSEEFAGQMKARRDADALIQRLVTESLKPKTATDATAPN; from the coding sequence ATGGCGAAATCCGGCACTCCGCGACATTCCAAACCGGCCCGCACGCCCGTGACGATCAATCTCGATCCGTCTGATGTAAAACGCGTAGATGAACGTGCTGCGTCTCAATCAACACCGAAGGCCGAACCCGTCGGGGATTTCGCTCAGAAAGCCGCTACAAAACCGGAAGCTCCAAAAGCTGAGCCTAAAGCGGAGAAGCCACCCTTTGCTGCCGGTGTTAAGCCCGAAGCAACCAAGGAAATGCCTCGTTCCACTGCATCTGTGCCGCCGGTGATTGAAAAGAAATCCGGTTCGACCGGCGCTTATTTTCTGACGGGTGTTGCAGGCGGGGTTATCGCTTTGGGCGGTCTTCTTGCTTTGCAATGGGGCAATGTGGTGCCGTCACCGGGATCGCGCGTGACCGCAGAACAGCTTGCACATATTGAACAGCAGATTGCGGATTTACGAAGTAATCCTGTGCCTGCGCCGCTTGACGAGGCGAGCAAGGCGCAGTTTGTCGATTTGCAGAAGAGTGTCGAAGCCGCTGAAATCAAGGCGGAGGCCGTTGCCGGAACTTTGACAGACATTCAGCAACAGATTGCGGCGTTGCCAAAGGCAGGCGAGGGCGATGCTGCTCCCGCGGATGTGTCTGCTTTGACCGAGCGTTTAGTATCGCTTGAGCAGCAATTGAGTGATGCAAAGAATCAGGCCGATCAGGCCGCAGCCGGAGTTTCCGGTAATAGCGGTACAATTTCGAGCCTTGAACAGAAGCTGGTTTCGCTTCAGGACAAGGTGAGCGAAAGCGCACGCCAGCCTGATGCATCCGCACTGATCGCTGCCAATGCGTTGAAGACAGCGATTGATCGCGGTGGTTCATTCAAGGCTGAACTCGACACCTATGCATCGGTTGCACCACAGGACACGTCAATTGAAGGGCTGAAGACCTTTGCCGACAAGGGCGTACCGACCATTGCCGATCTCAATGCATGGTTCGGGCCTGTCGCCAACAAGATCGTTGCCACTGAAAACAAGCTCCCAGCAGACGCAGGTGTCTGGGATCAGCTCGTCGCAAGCGCCAAGGGGCTTGTCAGCGTGCGTCCTGTTGCAGGCAATGTCAGCGGAACAGGTGTAGGCCCGACTACGGCACGCATGGAAGCAGCTCTGCATGCTGGCGACCTTGAGCGGGCGGTTTCCGAATGGGAACAGTTACCAACCGATGCGAAGACTGTTTCGGAAGAATTTGCAGGGCAGATGAAGGCGCGACGCGATGCCGATGCGCTCATCCAGCGTCTTGTGACCGAAAGCCTCAAGCCAAAGACCGCAACAGACGCCACGGCGCCAAACTAA
- a CDS encoding ABC transporter permease translates to MGGSIFMNNTSGNRQNTFAKVSEDVRIRFEDLKDMLLVRIGKRRKRQGPNPIVPDGSVTGTALVIVIAIMTFLACLTLGGVTLVRTSAAQWQSQIAREATIQIRPVDGLDMEKALLDASAIARGFAGVKDTSIVDKDATARLLEPWLGSGLDIDELPVPRLVVVTIDENAPPDFETMRAEISRAIPSASFDDHRTWVDRLVSMANTTVLIGTGVLSLVIAATVLTVIFATRGAMSGNGHIIEVLHFIGAESKFVAREFEWHFFRTALKGALFGGGAAMLVFLGFSWWASRRMGTPAGDQAAAMFGNFAIGRDGYIGAAAIIILVSFLTMLTSRLTVVRQLATMDGPGVRGE, encoded by the coding sequence ATGGGCGGCTCGATATTTATGAATAATACGAGCGGAAACAGACAAAACACTTTTGCCAAAGTCAGCGAAGACGTGCGCATACGCTTTGAAGACCTCAAGGATATGCTCCTCGTACGTATTGGGAAACGCAGAAAGCGCCAAGGACCTAATCCAATCGTTCCGGATGGAAGTGTCACTGGAACGGCTTTGGTCATAGTGATTGCAATTATGACCTTTCTCGCCTGTCTAACCCTTGGCGGCGTTACACTTGTGCGTACATCAGCTGCGCAATGGCAAAGCCAGATTGCCCGCGAGGCAACCATCCAGATCAGGCCCGTCGACGGCTTGGACATGGAAAAAGCACTGTTGGATGCAAGTGCTATCGCACGCGGCTTCGCGGGCGTGAAGGACACCAGTATTGTTGACAAGGATGCAACCGCACGCCTGCTCGAGCCTTGGCTTGGAAGTGGCCTCGACATCGATGAATTGCCGGTGCCGCGTCTCGTGGTTGTAACCATTGATGAAAACGCACCACCTGATTTTGAAACCATGCGTGCTGAGATTTCACGCGCTATACCGAGCGCTAGTTTTGATGACCATCGGACATGGGTCGACAGGCTTGTTTCCATGGCTAATACGACTGTGCTGATCGGTACTGGTGTTTTGTCGCTGGTGATAGCCGCAACGGTTTTAACGGTGATTTTTGCCACGCGTGGTGCGATGTCCGGCAATGGTCATATCATCGAGGTTTTGCATTTCATCGGTGCAGAATCAAAGTTTGTTGCACGTGAGTTCGAATGGCACTTCTTTCGGACCGCTCTCAAGGGGGCATTGTTCGGCGGGGGAGCAGCTATGCTGGTATTTTTGGGATTTTCATGGTGGGCATCACGTCGCATGGGAACGCCTGCTGGCGATCAGGCAGCTGCAATGTTTGGTAACTTTGCCATTGGTCGTGATGGCTATATTGGTGCTGCCGCAATCATCATTCTGGTGAGCTTTCTGACGATGCTGACAAGCCGTTTGACGGTTGTCCGTCAACTCGCGACAATGGATGGTCCTGGAGTGCGTGGTGAATGA
- a CDS encoding 1-acyl-sn-glycerol-3-phosphate acyltransferase, with translation MLLYLRSILFNIAFYISTFVQMVLYTPFYFLLPRKKAWIVPKTWARVNLWLQKYIAGTDYVIEGLENIPEGAYIVAPKHQSAWDTYAFLPQLDDPVLILKRELMRIPLFGWYVAKMEMIPVDRGSRVKALHSITFGAQKAIAEGRQILIYPEGTRRSPGAPPQYKYGIVHLYDALKLPVLPIAHNAGLYWPRRRFLRFPGTIRCRVLPPIPAGLEKEEFLRRLIETTETACDDLLVAASRDVNAPPMPPTAVQRLKELNEITTVVK, from the coding sequence ATGCTTCTCTATCTGCGCTCCATTTTATTCAATATCGCATTCTACATCAGTACCTTCGTGCAGATGGTACTTTACACGCCGTTTTACTTTCTGCTTCCACGCAAGAAAGCATGGATAGTTCCAAAGACATGGGCGCGGGTTAATTTGTGGCTGCAAAAATATATTGCGGGCACTGATTATGTGATCGAAGGTCTCGAAAATATTCCGGAAGGTGCATATATCGTCGCACCGAAACATCAGTCCGCATGGGATACTTATGCTTTTCTACCTCAGCTCGATGATCCTGTTCTGATCCTCAAGCGTGAGTTGATGCGGATACCGCTGTTCGGCTGGTATGTTGCAAAGATGGAAATGATTCCTGTTGACCGCGGATCGCGGGTCAAAGCACTGCATTCCATTACCTTCGGTGCCCAGAAAGCGATTGCTGAAGGTCGTCAGATTCTTATCTATCCTGAAGGTACACGTCGTTCACCAGGCGCGCCACCGCAATATAAGTATGGCATTGTTCATCTTTATGACGCACTGAAACTTCCGGTTTTGCCAATAGCACATAATGCCGGACTCTACTGGCCTCGCCGCAGGTTCCTGCGTTTTCCGGGCACAATTCGCTGTCGTGTGCTGCCGCCCATTCCTGCAGGGTTAGAGAAAGAAGAATTTCTACGTCGTCTGATCGAGACGACAGAAACCGCGTGTGATGACCTGCTCGTTGCAGCAAGCCGTGACGTTAACGCTCCGCCTATGCCACCGACAGCCGTGCAACGGTTGAAGGAACTCAATGAAATAACGACTGTTGTTAAATGA